Proteins from a genomic interval of Rhodothermus marinus:
- a CDS encoding antitoxin codes for MKARYIALAERIRGEIPELEQVLGRARQAWVRLLQTPEEWAYLDAVALNLHGFYSGVERLFVLIARNVDERVPTGQTWHRDLLRWMAEDVPEMRPAVIGQTTAHTLDEFRRFRHLVRNVYTMNLTPEKIESLMAVLPKLWSTLREELLAFAEFLEALANAAQDDE; via the coding sequence GTGAAGGCGCGTTACATAGCACTGGCAGAACGGATTCGGGGTGAAATCCCCGAGTTGGAGCAGGTGCTGGGTCGGGCCCGTCAGGCGTGGGTGCGATTGCTTCAGACCCCCGAGGAATGGGCTTATCTTGATGCTGTGGCCTTGAATCTGCATGGCTTTTATTCCGGCGTCGAACGTCTGTTTGTCCTGATTGCCCGGAACGTAGATGAGCGGGTTCCCACAGGACAGACATGGCACCGCGACCTGTTGCGCTGGATGGCTGAAGACGTTCCAGAAATGCGACCCGCCGTTATTGGCCAGACCACCGCACATACCCTGGATGAATTCCGCCGTTTTCGCCATCTGGTGCGCAATGTGTATACCATGAACCTTACACCGGAGAAAATAGAAAGCCTGATGGCCGTTCTACCGAAACTCTGGAGTACGCTACGTGAAGAATTGCTGGCTTTTGCTGAGTTTCTGGAAGCGCTGGCAAACGCGGCACAGGATGATGAATGA
- a CDS encoding alanine/glycine:cation symporter family protein, which translates to MELFSHVIGQINSFLAPILVIGLLGAGLFLTLRLRFIQIRKLAHGFAVASGKYDNPDEPGDVSHFQALTTALSATVGIGNIAGVAIAIHVGGPGALFWMWVTAFLGMATKYSEVTLALHYRVPVESDGKVWAGSVAGGPMYYIEKGLGWKPVAVFFAFMLMITSFMTGNAVQANTIATQVRDTFGIETWITGLITATLVGLVIIGGIRRIGAVTGVLAPLMAGLYVTGALLIIFANLEHVLPAFGTIFREAFNPTAGVAGTGMGVLLTTLTYGVQRGLFSNEAGQGSAPIAHSAAKTDEPVSEGVVALLEPFIDTLVICTMTGLVIVITDVWNDRVPTTLPLNDVNITYVTGNDELGYTRVATPDSVRYVDGRPVEGQPQLAYFEVGVPRLFVDEAQTQPFTGTIYPLQAQARSDDGQVYTRLYGDAVRSSAPLTTLGFERGLSKLGLEGLGRYIVLLSVLLFAISTAISWSYYGDRCAYYLFGTKGILPYKVVFLIMHFLGAVVAVTTIWDVGDVALSLVTLPNVISLVLLSGTLKKLTDSYFERQPWREDYEAHRRWVEERRRKKLEAQQQKP; encoded by the coding sequence ATGGAGCTTTTCAGCCATGTAATCGGACAGATTAACAGCTTTCTGGCGCCGATTCTGGTGATCGGACTGCTGGGCGCCGGGCTGTTTCTGACGTTGCGGTTGCGCTTTATCCAGATTCGTAAGCTGGCGCACGGGTTTGCCGTGGCTTCCGGGAAGTATGATAACCCGGATGAACCCGGAGACGTCTCGCACTTTCAGGCGCTGACCACGGCGCTTTCGGCCACGGTGGGGATCGGTAACATCGCGGGCGTGGCCATCGCCATCCACGTGGGTGGCCCGGGCGCGCTGTTCTGGATGTGGGTGACGGCTTTCCTGGGCATGGCCACCAAGTACAGCGAGGTGACGCTCGCGCTGCACTACCGCGTGCCCGTCGAGTCGGACGGCAAGGTCTGGGCCGGTTCGGTGGCCGGCGGCCCCATGTACTACATCGAAAAGGGACTCGGATGGAAGCCGGTGGCCGTCTTTTTCGCCTTCATGCTGATGATCACGTCGTTCATGACGGGCAATGCGGTGCAGGCCAACACGATCGCCACACAGGTGCGTGATACTTTTGGGATCGAGACCTGGATCACGGGTCTGATTACGGCCACACTGGTCGGACTGGTCATCATCGGCGGTATCCGGCGCATCGGGGCCGTGACGGGCGTGCTGGCTCCCCTGATGGCCGGGCTGTATGTGACCGGTGCGCTCTTGATCATCTTCGCCAACCTGGAGCATGTGCTGCCCGCCTTCGGGACGATCTTCCGCGAGGCTTTCAACCCGACGGCCGGGGTGGCCGGCACCGGCATGGGTGTGCTGCTGACCACGCTCACCTATGGCGTGCAGCGCGGGCTGTTCTCGAACGAAGCAGGTCAGGGTTCGGCCCCGATCGCGCACTCGGCCGCCAAGACCGACGAGCCGGTCTCCGAAGGCGTGGTGGCCTTGCTGGAGCCGTTCATCGACACGCTGGTCATCTGTACGATGACCGGGCTGGTGATCGTGATCACGGACGTCTGGAACGACCGCGTGCCCACCACGCTGCCCCTGAACGACGTGAACATCACCTACGTAACGGGCAACGACGAACTCGGCTATACGCGGGTGGCCACGCCCGACTCGGTGCGGTACGTGGACGGGCGTCCGGTCGAAGGGCAGCCGCAACTGGCCTACTTCGAAGTGGGTGTGCCCCGGCTGTTCGTCGATGAGGCGCAGACGCAGCCTTTCACGGGCACGATCTACCCACTGCAGGCACAGGCCCGAAGCGACGACGGCCAGGTCTACACGCGGCTTTACGGTGATGCAGTGCGCAGCAGTGCACCGTTGACCACACTGGGCTTTGAGCGCGGGCTTTCAAAGCTGGGACTCGAAGGACTGGGCCGCTACATCGTGCTGCTGAGCGTGCTGCTGTTTGCCATCTCGACGGCCATCTCCTGGAGCTACTACGGCGACCGCTGCGCCTACTATCTCTTTGGCACGAAAGGCATTCTGCCCTACAAGGTGGTCTTCCTGATCATGCACTTTCTGGGGGCCGTGGTGGCCGTCACGACGATCTGGGACGTGGGCGACGTGGCGCTGTCGCTGGTGACGCTCCCGAACGTGATCTCGCTCGTGCTGCTTTCCGGCACGCTCAAGAAGCTCACCGACAGCTACTTCGAGCGGCAACCCTGGAGAGAAGATTACGAGGCGCACCGGCGCTGGGTGGAGGAACGCCGTCGGAAGAAGCTGGAAGCGCAGCAACAGAAGCCATGA
- a CDS encoding nucleotidyltransferase family protein, with amino-acid sequence MPTALELRGGGWRPYLSAAKRRVAEQHEILAGCEERDALIDRARSVAQALKARFGVRRVVLLGSLAHGAWFAPDSDVDLAVEGLHAADYWEAWRLAEEMIADRPVDLIELERVGSALRQAIERYGIEL; translated from the coding sequence ATGCCTACAGCACTGGAATTGCGAGGGGGTGGCTGGAGACCCTACCTGAGCGCTGCAAAGCGTCGTGTAGCCGAACAGCATGAAATACTGGCCGGGTGCGAAGAGCGGGATGCGCTGATTGATCGGGCTCGGTCGGTGGCGCAGGCGTTGAAGGCGCGCTTTGGCGTCCGGCGTGTAGTACTTTTAGGCTCGCTGGCCCATGGTGCCTGGTTTGCACCGGATTCTGATGTGGACCTGGCGGTGGAAGGGTTGCATGCTGCAGATTACTGGGAAGCCTGGCGGTTGGCTGAGGAGATGATTGCTGACAGACCGGTGGATCTGATCGAACTGGAACGGGTCGGTAGCGCCCTACGCCAGGCTATTGAACGCTATGGCATCGAGTTGTGA
- a CDS encoding class I SAM-dependent DNA methyltransferase — protein MSTGIRVQEVVPYSLLARGYDQVMDYVDYEAWARYVHRLIRRFRPDAQSVLELGCGTGSLALALQPMGPYRYRASDRSAAMLAVAREKAARAGSPVVFEQADFTDYRVAEPVDVALLLFDGLNYLLEPEGIRALFRCTWQALRPGGVFIFDQSTPMNSLEHEADFDDAGETDTFRYVRRSHYDPERRLHTTIFELEVDGKVYRERHLERAYTLDEIQALLQAEGFHIEAAYDNFSLRPATARSERIHWVVRRPDQAEARP, from the coding sequence ATGAGTACGGGTATTCGCGTGCAGGAGGTCGTGCCCTACAGCCTGCTGGCCCGCGGGTACGACCAGGTGATGGACTACGTCGATTACGAAGCCTGGGCCCGTTACGTACACCGCCTGATCCGGCGGTTTCGGCCAGATGCGCAGTCGGTGCTCGAACTCGGATGCGGGACCGGCTCGCTGGCGCTGGCGCTCCAGCCGATGGGACCTTACCGTTACCGGGCCAGCGACCGCTCGGCGGCCATGCTGGCGGTGGCCCGCGAGAAGGCCGCCCGTGCAGGCAGCCCCGTGGTGTTCGAGCAGGCCGACTTTACCGACTACCGCGTTGCGGAGCCGGTGGACGTGGCGCTGCTCCTTTTCGATGGACTCAACTACCTGCTGGAGCCCGAAGGCATCCGGGCACTGTTTCGGTGCACGTGGCAGGCGCTGCGGCCCGGCGGCGTGTTTATCTTCGACCAGAGCACGCCGATGAATTCCCTGGAGCACGAAGCCGACTTCGACGACGCAGGCGAAACCGACACCTTCCGCTACGTGCGCCGGAGTCACTACGACCCGGAACGGCGGCTGCACACCACGATCTTCGAGCTGGAAGTGGACGGGAAGGTGTACCGGGAACGTCATCTGGAACGGGCCTACACGCTGGACGAAATCCAGGCGCTGCTGCAGGCCGAGGGCTTTCATATCGAGGCGGCATACGATAATTTTTCGCTCCGTCCGGCTACGGCGCGCTCGGAGCGTATTCACTGGGTGGTTCGTCGTCCTGACCAGGCAGAAGCACGGCCGTGA
- a CDS encoding cell division ATP-binding protein FtsE, whose translation MIVFRNVSISYPLPDGQRRPVFEHLSFEIQRGEHVYLIGPTGSGKTTLMRLIYMDLLPESGYCQVGDYRSDRIKPAEIPYLRRTLGVVFQDFQLLPDRNVYENVAFALYVTGKRGAEVKTRVLQALTLVGLSHKRRRYPHELSGGEQQRVVIARAIVNDPWILLADEPTGNLDPRVADEIMELLLNLHRQGMTLLMATHDYRLVKKYPARTLAILNGQLVEVDPRTL comes from the coding sequence GTGATCGTCTTTCGAAACGTCAGCATTTCGTATCCGTTGCCGGACGGCCAGCGGCGTCCGGTGTTCGAGCATCTTTCGTTTGAAATTCAACGGGGGGAGCACGTCTATCTGATCGGCCCGACCGGGAGCGGTAAGACCACGCTCATGCGGCTCATCTACATGGATCTGCTGCCGGAGTCGGGCTACTGCCAGGTGGGGGACTATCGCTCCGATCGGATCAAGCCGGCCGAGATCCCCTATCTGCGCCGCACGCTGGGCGTGGTGTTTCAGGATTTTCAGCTGCTGCCCGATCGCAACGTGTACGAGAACGTGGCCTTTGCCCTGTACGTGACGGGGAAGCGAGGGGCCGAGGTGAAAACCCGCGTGCTGCAGGCGCTGACGCTGGTGGGCCTGAGCCACAAGCGGCGGCGCTATCCGCATGAGCTTTCCGGCGGCGAGCAGCAGCGCGTGGTGATCGCCCGGGCCATCGTCAACGATCCCTGGATCCTGCTGGCCGACGAGCCCACGGGCAACCTGGACCCGCGCGTGGCCGACGAGATCATGGAGCTGCTCCTGAACCTGCACCGGCAGGGCATGACGCTGCTCATGGCTACGCACGACTACCGGCTGGTGAAAAAATACCCGGCGCGCACGCTGGCCATTCTGAACGGACAGCTCGTCGAAGTCGATCCGCGCACGCTCTGA
- the pdxA gene encoding 4-hydroxythreonine-4-phosphate dehydrogenase PdxA: MSIDQESRKPVRPRPRIAITLGDPNGVGPEIVLKCLSDSRLMKFFDPIIVGSAEVLRKHAEVLELPLPELQVVEDVPERIPSERLVVVDVTGGKAPEVEFGKITAEGGKLAMESVRRAVQLCLDGRADAMVTAPISKEAISLAGYKDPGHTEFIARLTGTRRYTMMMVSDDLRIGLVTGHIPIWDVPKRVTRQAILETIEIIHDSLIQDFGIDRPKIAVLGLNPHAGDGGVLGREENETIIPALEEARQRGYLVFGPFPADSFFGIGAYRLYDAVVAMYHDQGLIPFKTLAFESGVNYTAGLPIVRTSPDHGTAYNIAGQGKASPGSMRSAIYLAIDIARRRKERRQAEAATSSSAAAS; encoded by the coding sequence ATGTCGATAGATCAGGAAAGCAGAAAGCCGGTGCGGCCGCGCCCGCGGATCGCCATCACGCTGGGCGATCCGAACGGCGTTGGCCCCGAGATCGTGCTGAAGTGCCTGTCCGATTCGCGCCTGATGAAATTCTTCGATCCGATCATCGTCGGATCGGCCGAAGTGCTCCGCAAACACGCCGAAGTGCTGGAGCTGCCGCTTCCCGAGTTGCAGGTGGTCGAGGATGTGCCCGAGCGGATTCCGTCGGAGCGGCTGGTCGTGGTGGACGTGACCGGGGGGAAGGCGCCTGAGGTGGAATTCGGCAAAATCACGGCAGAAGGCGGGAAGCTGGCGATGGAATCGGTGCGCCGGGCCGTGCAGCTCTGTCTGGACGGCAGGGCCGACGCCATGGTGACGGCACCCATCTCGAAAGAAGCGATCTCGCTGGCCGGTTATAAAGATCCCGGGCATACCGAGTTCATCGCCCGCCTGACGGGCACCCGGCGCTACACGATGATGATGGTGTCGGACGACCTGCGCATCGGACTGGTAACCGGCCACATCCCGATCTGGGACGTGCCGAAACGGGTGACCCGCCAGGCCATTCTGGAGACGATCGAGATCATTCACGACAGCCTGATTCAGGATTTCGGGATCGACCGGCCCAAGATTGCAGTGCTCGGGTTGAACCCGCATGCCGGCGACGGGGGCGTACTGGGCCGCGAGGAGAACGAGACGATCATTCCCGCGCTCGAAGAGGCCCGTCAGCGGGGCTATCTGGTCTTCGGGCCGTTTCCGGCCGACAGCTTCTTCGGGATCGGTGCCTACCGGCTCTATGACGCCGTGGTGGCCATGTACCACGATCAGGGCCTGATCCCGTTCAAGACGCTGGCCTTCGAGAGCGGCGTCAACTACACGGCCGGGCTGCCCATCGTGCGCACCTCGCCCGACCACGGCACGGCCTACAACATTGCCGGGCAGGGCAAGGCGTCGCCGGGCAGTATGCGGAGCGCGATCTATCTGGCCATCGACATCGCCCGTCGCCGCAAGGAGCGCCGACAGGCGGAGGCCGCGACTTCTTCTTCGGCAGCGGCGTCATGA
- a CDS encoding Na+/H+ antiporter NhaC family protein — protein MRALIIACVVLLHLGPVPGAEAQQLQVPDPVLKGLPFAVTVEGLTPDSGYVLRVEDRTYTLAPDNGVLRADSVRVMRSGRVPIVLERGGQVVARAEARALPGWTSVLPPLLAILIALLFRRVVPALFLGIWLGAWLATDVSLRGLWQGLLDAFDVYVRNALADPDHAAIVLFSLMIGGMVGIISKNGGMQGVVNRIIRWAGDPRRGQLAAAVLGLLIFFDDYANTLVVGNTMRPVTDRLRISREKLAYIVDSTAAPVAALAFVTTWIGYEVGLVGTAVAQIPGYDESAYSIFLNSIPYSFYPWLAILFVFAVAWTQRDFGPMYRAEVRARTTGQVLGPDARIDEAAAEGREFRPPDDKPHRARNALIPILVLFVSVLGGLYATGEGETLREIIGSADSYRALMWGSLLGVLSAAALSIGQRILTLDETMEAWYAGLRSMFFAMIILLLAWALSSITEELRTAQYLSSVLSERLAPGLVPALVFVLAAATAFATGTSWGTMGILLPLVVPLAWHVLAASGLHTEAEYHHIIYSTVSAVLAGAVWGDHCSPISDTTILSSMASGCDHIEHVRTQLPYALFVGIVAVLLGTLPTGFGLPWWIAMPVAAAVLLIGLRLVGKKVPAAPEPVEE, from the coding sequence ATGCGTGCGCTGATCATAGCCTGTGTGGTGTTGTTGCACCTCGGGCCTGTGCCGGGTGCGGAGGCGCAGCAATTGCAGGTGCCCGACCCTGTGCTGAAAGGGTTGCCTTTCGCTGTGACCGTCGAGGGCCTGACGCCCGACAGCGGCTATGTGCTGCGTGTGGAAGACCGGACGTACACGCTGGCGCCGGATAACGGCGTGCTGCGGGCCGACAGCGTGCGGGTCATGCGCAGCGGCCGCGTGCCGATCGTGCTGGAGCGGGGCGGACAGGTGGTGGCCCGGGCCGAGGCGCGGGCGCTGCCGGGCTGGACGTCGGTGCTGCCGCCGCTGCTGGCCATTCTGATTGCGCTGCTTTTCCGGCGCGTGGTGCCCGCGCTGTTTCTGGGCATCTGGCTGGGCGCCTGGCTGGCTACCGACGTGTCGCTTCGAGGCCTCTGGCAGGGGTTGCTCGATGCGTTCGACGTGTACGTCCGCAACGCGCTGGCCGACCCGGACCACGCCGCCATCGTACTGTTTTCGCTGATGATCGGCGGCATGGTGGGGATTATCTCGAAAAACGGCGGTATGCAGGGGGTGGTCAACCGCATCATCCGCTGGGCCGGTGATCCCCGTCGCGGACAGCTGGCCGCGGCCGTGCTGGGACTGCTCATTTTCTTCGATGATTACGCCAACACGCTGGTCGTCGGCAATACGATGCGGCCCGTCACGGATCGCCTGCGCATCTCCCGCGAAAAGCTGGCCTACATTGTCGATTCGACGGCAGCCCCGGTGGCCGCGCTGGCTTTTGTGACCACCTGGATCGGCTACGAGGTGGGACTGGTCGGGACGGCCGTGGCGCAGATCCCCGGCTACGACGAAAGCGCCTATTCGATCTTTCTGAACTCCATTCCCTACAGCTTCTATCCCTGGCTGGCCATTCTGTTCGTGTTTGCCGTGGCCTGGACGCAGCGCGACTTCGGGCCGATGTACCGGGCCGAGGTGCGGGCCCGTACGACGGGGCAGGTGCTGGGACCCGATGCCCGCATCGATGAGGCGGCCGCCGAGGGCCGGGAGTTTCGCCCACCGGACGACAAACCGCACCGCGCCCGCAATGCGCTCATTCCGATTCTGGTGCTATTCGTCTCGGTGCTGGGCGGGCTGTACGCGACGGGCGAGGGCGAGACGCTTCGAGAGATCATCGGCAGCGCCGACTCCTATAGGGCGCTCATGTGGGGCTCGCTGCTGGGCGTGCTGTCGGCCGCGGCGCTCTCGATCGGCCAGCGGATCCTGACGCTCGACGAGACGATGGAGGCCTGGTATGCCGGCCTGCGCTCCATGTTTTTTGCCATGATCATTCTGCTGCTGGCCTGGGCGCTTTCGTCGATCACCGAGGAGTTGCGCACGGCGCAGTACCTGTCGTCGGTGCTCAGCGAGCGGCTGGCGCCGGGACTGGTGCCGGCGCTCGTGTTCGTGCTGGCGGCGGCCACCGCTTTCGCCACGGGCACGAGCTGGGGCACGATGGGCATTCTGCTTCCGCTGGTGGTGCCGCTGGCCTGGCACGTACTGGCGGCCAGCGGGCTGCATACGGAGGCCGAGTATCACCATATCATCTATTCGACGGTCTCGGCCGTACTGGCCGGTGCCGTCTGGGGTGACCACTGCTCGCCGATCTCCGACACGACGATCCTTTCGTCGATGGCTTCCGGCTGTGACCACATCGAACACGTGCGCACGCAGCTCCCCTATGCGCTTTTCGTGGGGATCGTGGCGGTGCTGCTGGGTACGCTACCGACCGGCTTCGGTCTGCCCTGGTGGATAGCCATGCCGGTGGCCGCCGCCGTCTTGCTGATCGGACTGCGTCTGGTGGGCAAAAAGGTCCCGGCTGCACCCGAGCCGGTAGAGGAGTAA
- a CDS encoding NAD-dependent protein deacetylase produces the protein MYTNALDQLVALLRNRRIAVLTGAGCSTESGIPDYRGEGTRRRARNPIQYRAFVTDAAVRARYWARSTLGWPRFAKARPNPGHYALARLEQAGLLVGLITQNVDRLHHRAGSRRVLELHGSLATVRCLTCGYAIDRDAFQQWLLELNPGWTAHAAELAPDGDADLPDELTTRFRVPDCPRCGGILKPDVVFFGENVPRERVEAARRIVAVADVLLVAGSSLAVYSGYRFVLEAARQDKPIVLVNLGPTRGDALATLRLEGRTGEVLPRLASALTGRAFPEVDLTEDLRRAG, from the coding sequence ATGTACACGAACGCCCTGGACCAGCTCGTGGCCCTGTTGCGCAACCGGCGAATTGCCGTACTCACCGGGGCCGGTTGCAGTACGGAGTCGGGCATTCCCGACTACCGGGGCGAGGGCACGCGTCGCCGCGCCCGCAATCCGATCCAGTACCGGGCGTTCGTGACCGACGCGGCCGTCCGCGCCCGCTACTGGGCCCGGAGCACGCTGGGCTGGCCGCGCTTTGCGAAGGCCCGCCCCAACCCCGGCCACTATGCGCTGGCCCGGCTCGAGCAGGCCGGATTGCTGGTGGGACTCATCACACAGAACGTGGACCGATTGCACCACCGGGCTGGCAGCCGTCGCGTGCTCGAACTGCACGGCAGCCTGGCCACCGTGCGTTGTCTGACGTGCGGATATGCCATCGACCGGGACGCCTTCCAGCAGTGGTTGCTGGAACTGAACCCCGGCTGGACCGCCCACGCCGCCGAACTTGCCCCCGACGGCGACGCCGATTTGCCCGACGAACTCACCACCCGCTTCCGGGTGCCCGACTGTCCCCGCTGCGGCGGCATCCTGAAGCCCGACGTGGTGTTCTTCGGCGAGAACGTGCCGCGCGAGCGGGTCGAAGCCGCCCGCCGGATCGTGGCAGTGGCCGACGTGCTGCTGGTGGCCGGCTCGTCGCTGGCCGTCTACTCGGGCTACCGGTTCGTGCTCGAAGCCGCCCGTCAGGATAAGCCCATCGTCCTCGTCAATCTGGGCCCCACGCGGGGCGACGCCCTCGCCACGCTCCGTCTCGAAGGCCGCACGGGCGAGGTACTGCCCCGCCTGGCCTCGGCGCTTACCGGCCGGGCCTTTCCCGAAGTCGACCTCACGGAAGACTTACGACGCGCCGGGTAG
- the upp gene encoding uracil phosphoribosyltransferase: MSTLTVVDHPLLKRDLTLLRRRETTHGQFRQIVAEAAAILAYEALHDLAVEPIPIETPLEPTTGYRLAEEIVVVPILRAGLGMVDGFVRFVPEARIGHLGMQRDERTKQPVDYYSNIPGGIESARVFVVDPMLATGGSAVQAIHHLKAHGARRFTFVCLIAAPEGIRALQEVHPDVRIVTAAVDRGLDENAFIRPGLGDAGDRIFGTGG; encoded by the coding sequence ATGAGCACGCTCACCGTCGTCGATCATCCGCTGCTCAAGCGCGACCTGACGCTGCTCCGGCGGCGGGAGACCACGCACGGGCAGTTCCGGCAGATCGTGGCCGAGGCGGCGGCCATTCTGGCCTACGAGGCGTTGCACGATCTGGCCGTCGAACCGATTCCCATCGAAACGCCCCTGGAGCCCACCACCGGCTACCGGTTGGCCGAGGAAATCGTGGTGGTGCCCATCCTACGGGCCGGCCTGGGCATGGTGGACGGCTTCGTGCGTTTTGTGCCGGAGGCCCGCATCGGACATCTGGGCATGCAGCGCGACGAACGCACCAAGCAGCCCGTCGATTACTACAGCAACATTCCCGGCGGGATCGAATCCGCCCGTGTGTTCGTGGTCGATCCCATGCTGGCCACGGGCGGCAGCGCCGTGCAGGCCATCCATCATCTGAAGGCGCACGGCGCCCGACGCTTCACGTTCGTCTGCCTGATCGCCGCGCCGGAAGGCATTCGTGCGCTGCAGGAAGTGCACCCGGACGTGCGCATCGTTACGGCCGCCGTGGACCGGGGGCTCGATGAGAATGCCTTCATCCGGCCCGGACTGGGCGACGCCGGCGACCGCATCTTCGGAACCGGAGGATAA